The genome window AATACCTTCTGGCCGGGGCGGCTGGAATGGTGCGGCAATATACTGATGGACGGCGCCCATAACGCGCAGGGAATCGCCGCTTTCCGCCGCTATGTTGATGAACAGCTGGAAGGCCGGAAAAAGGTGCTCCTGACGGGTGTGCTGAAGGAAAAACTGTCTGAGGAAATGCTTTCCGGACTGGCATCCGTTTCGGATACAGCGGTGACGGTGACACCGGACAGCCCCCGGGCGATGGAAGCGGAAGAACTTGCAGGTTTACTCCGCGGGAAGGGAATGGACGCCCGCACGGCGAAAAATCTGGAAGAGGGGCTGGAAAAAGCCAGGGACCTGGCCGGGAAAGACGGACTGGTACTGGCCACCGGAAGCCTGTACTTTATCGGGGCGATGAGGAGTGCCTTAGGCCTTAAGCCTTAAGCCTAAGGCTTAAGGCAATGCAGAATTCAGAATTATTTTGGTTAGGGCGGACTGAAGAGTTGCCAAACACTGAAGGTGTTTGGCAAAAGAGAGGAAGAGACAAGTGGAGTTTCGGCATGAACCGGTGCTGCTGCAGGAAGTACTGCAGTGGATGAATGTCCGGCCGGACGGCGTATACTGCGACGGAACCCTGGGCGGCGGCGGACACAGCGAAGCGATCCTGAAAGCTTCCGGCGGCACCGCTGTGCTGTACGGAATCGACCGGGACGAAACTGCCATCCGTGCCGCTTCGGAACGGCTGAAAGCGTACCCGGGATTCACGGCACTGCACGGTAATTTCCATGATGCCGCGGACCTGCTCGCACAGGCCGGTGCCGGTCCGCTGGACGGCGTGCTGCTTGACCTTGGCGTGTCCAGTCCCCAGCTGGACGTGGCGGAACGCGGATTCAGCTATCATGAGGACGCGCCGCTGGATATGCGGATGGACCGGAGCCGGGGCATCACGGCCGCGGATCTGTTGAATACAGCGGACGAACGGGAACTGACTTCTATTATCCGGGACTACGGAGAAGAAAAATGGGCGGCCAGGATTGCCCGGATCATCTGTGAACACCGGACACAGAAGCCCTTTGAAACCACCTTTGACCTGGTTCACGCTGTGGACGCGGCGATCCCGAAAGCTGTGAGGCGGAAAGAAGACGGACATCCGGCCCGCCGCACCTTCCAGGCGATCCGCATCGCGGTCAACGATGAACTGAAGCCGCTGGAACAGGCGCTGAAGGACCTGACTGACTGCCTGAAGCCCGGCGGCAGGATCTGCGTGATCACATTCCATTCCCTGGAGGACCGGATTGTGAAACGCTGCTTCAAGACACTGGAAAACCCCTGCATCTGCCCGCCGAAGGCACCGATCTGCACCTGCGGACGGAAACCTGTGGTTAAAGTACTGGCCGGAGGCGCCGTGGCGCCGACAGAAGAGGAAACAGAGCGGAATCCGCGGGCACGGAGCGCCAAACTCCGGGTGGCTGAGAAGAGAAATACGGAGGCATAAACGTGGCGATTCTGTATGTTGTGGCAACGCCAATCGGTAATCTGCAGGACCTTTCGCCCCGGGCAGCGGATACGCTCCGGAACGCTGACCTGATCATTGCCGAAGATACACGGGTAACCATGAAACTGTGCCAGGTTTTTGACCTGAAGGCAAAGCTTGTCAGCTGTCACAGGCATAATGAGGACAGCAAGGCAGCCGGACTGGCCGGAAAGATCCTGGAAGAGGATCTGACCGCGGCGCTGGTGACAGATGCGGGCACGCCCTGCATTTCCGATCCGGGATGTGAGGTGGTCAGGGAATGCGCGGAAGCAGGTATCCCTGTGATCCCGGTGCCCGGATGCTGTGCAGGGATCGCGGCGGTTTCCATCAGCGGATTCGACGCGAGGGAATTTGCTTTTTACGGTTTCCTGCCGCGGGAGAAAAAGGATATCAAAGTGAAGCTGGAAGAGATCGCCCGGGGTGTAAAGATCGCGATCCTGCATGAATCTCCGTTCCGGATCATCGAACTGACGGAGATCATCCGGGATACGCTGCCGGAGGCCAAACTGACGGTCTGCTGCGACCTGACCAAGCTGCATGAAAAGACGCTGCGGGGAACTCCGGATGAAGTGCTTACAGCCCTGAAGGCCAATGAGAAGACGGAAAAAGGCGAGTACTGCGTGGTGCTGGATCTTCACGGGGTTTCCCTTCCGGAACCGGAAACAGAGGCGGCTGAATGGCCGCCGGAAGCGAAGCTTGTTGAATTCATGAAACAGGGAATGAGCCTCCGGGAGGCACAGGATGCCCTGATCGCAAAGGGAGAAAAAAAGAACGCGGTCAAACAGGCGGCACTCACCCTGAAAAAGCTGTTCGAAGATTAAGGCTTCGAAAAGATTTCCGATATAAAAAGATCACCGTCCTGATGGACGGTGATCTTTTTATATCGGTTTTGAATCAGTTTCCGTTCAGCTGGACGAAAACATCGGCCAGGTCCGCACGGCTGACAACCGCGTCCGGAGTATCCGTGGAGAATCCGGCACCAAGGGCTGTAAGGATATCACAGAACAGGTCTTCATGCAGTTCAGCATTCAGATCCTGGTCAGCGGAAACCAGACCATACTGCACCAGCGTTTCCTTGCAGGCTTCCGGATCGTTGGATCCGCCGCCGATCAGCATATACAGACCGCCGAGGAAGTCACCCACAGTGGCGGGTTCATCCGGCGTGAAGAGGCCTTCGTCCTTGGGCAGCATCATGCCGCTGGTAAACGCGGCATAGATGGCGTCATGATGTTCATGATCTTCCGCTACATCGGAGAAGGAAACCTGGGACAGGTCCTCGGTGTGGAAGGGATTTTGGATGGCATCATACATATCCTCGTTGGCCTGCAGGGTGCCGATAGGTCCGACGGTACCGCGGCATCCCTTTTCCATCAGGAGAGCATAGACCGAGGCGGCAGCCTTCACGCTCTCAGGCGTTACGCTCTTGCAGGCACGCATCTTCTGCACTTTGTCATCCTCCGGCACGCGGTGCAGGACATCGGTCATGGCAGCCACAGCGCCGGCCAGTTCACCGGCGGGCTTTGCCAGCTCTGAATAAACATTCATGATATAGCCGTCAATCTGATCCTGCGTCAGCTCCAGGGCCGCCATTTTTTCCGGAATGGAATCGTAAAGGTCAAAGGTCGCTTTGACATTGGGGTCTCTGTAGGAGATGAGGTACATGGCATCATCGTCAGCACCGCAGAAAACGGAGTAAGCGCCCATCTGGTCCCGCAGGACAGGGATAAGCAGCTGGTCCGAAACCAGGGAAGCGATCACATTGAGGGCATAATCCGGCTCGATTCCGATCTGGTTATAGGCGGCGCAATTCAGATTAAACTGGATGTTGCCGTCGACGGAAATACCTTCCCTGACCGGAGGGACCGGCAGGTCATAGACCGGGCATTCACGCTCTTCGGAATTGATATCTGCGAAGAAGGAATCCACCAGAGGCGCGTTTGCCGCTATGGAAGCTTCATTGCCGGCAAAGGTGGCCACAGCGCCGCTGCGGTTGGCCAGGAAAGACTGGACATTCTGCAGGCGGGCAACCACCTTTTCAGGCTCTGAAGCCATCTGCTGCTCCAGCTCTTCCAGGAAAGCGTAATAGGCAGTATAGTTCAGGTAATCATAATACCTTAACCGGGGACTGCCGACACCTTCCTGACGGGCATAAAGCGCTAAATAAGGCGTACTTGCGATGGTGTTGCGCACATAGGATTTCTGGGCTGTGATCCGTTCGGAAAGCGTCTGGATGTCCGTAAACTGTGTATGGAACAGGACTTCTTTCATCAGGTCATAACCGGCGGCCAGGTCATCATCCAGCGCGATCCACTCCGCAATCAGGTAGGAACGGACATCATCCTTTTCCGGAGTGCTGAAGGAATCCACACCAATGGTGCGTCCCATCAGATAGCGCCCCATGAGGACGGCAAGCTCTTCCTTGCTGTGAGCATCAGTATCCAGCTGGCCCATCAGACGGGTGAACAAACGCAGGTAATGGATGTCTTCCTGGGGAAGGGTACGGGCGTCAAAGTACAGATCTGCTTTGCCAACGCCGTCCACACCGGCTACAGCGGTCATGCGGCGGACGCCGTCCGCACCGGTTTCATCGGTGATCTGATACTGACGGATTTCCTCGGGCAGGTCAGCAACGGAAACCGGGGTAAGGGCGGCGATCATTTCGCCGTTGTCATCTTCCTCTTCTTCGGCATGGGTGGCATCAATGACTGCCTGCTTTTCTTCTTCCGTCATACCGGCCTTGATCTCCGCCAGCCTGTCGGCAAGGGCAGCGTCCTGTTTTTCCTTCAGGCCGGGTTCGGGATAGGTGGTGGTCAGTGTATACAGCTCGGGATCCACATACCAGTCGGAGATGGCGGCGGTGAGCAGGCCTTTGGCGTTCTCATCCATGATATTGGCCTGGTCTTCTGTGGATTCGGCATAATCGAAGGGGTTGCCGGTGACCGCATAGTCATACGCAAAGTTCGCCATGACAGTATCGACCGGATTGCCGTTTTCCAGCGCCAGTTTGCTGTTCAGCAGCTGGGTGGTCACGATGGAATCCAGCTGAACCGGATCAAAGCCGTCCTGCGCGATCTGTTTCAGGGAGTCATTGACCACGGTACGGAAAGCTTCGGCATCTTCTGCATTGACATTGGTTGCCTCAAAGACAAGGGCGTCATCGGGGGCTGCAAGCTCGCGGCCGCAGGAGAAGGAACCGGCGGGGAAGGCTTTCTTCAGGTTCTGCATGAGCAGGGATCCTTCGTTGCCCAGAAGCTCCCAAACGTGGTCCACAGCACGCTGCTGCGCTTTATTGTCCTTCAGACCGGGGCAGATGATATAGTAGTAGATCACGGACTGATTGACCGTATCGGTACCCTCAGCGACAGCGTAGGGAACACTGGTGACAACGGGCTCAGTGATCCGCGTATAGCCGCTGTCGGTGAAGGAGAATTCCTTCTTCTCATAGGGACTGAAGGCTTCGTCCAGCAGCTTCAGGAACGCAGTGTAATCCTCAAAGGAACCGTACAGGAGGCAGATGCAGTTGGACGGATGATAAAAGGTGTCGTGGTAGTTTTTCAGAGCATCCCAGGTCATGTCCGGGATGGCTTCGGGCTTTCCGCCGTAGTTGTAAGTCAGGGCAGCACCGGGGAAAGTGACCAGGTTGGCATTGTCCATGGCGCTGCTCTCCAGCGTCATGGCGCCGGTCATTTCACTGTAAACGGTGCCGTTCAGCGTCAGGGGGCTGTCCATGTCCTCCATTTCATAACGCCAGGCTTCCGTGCGGTAGATGTCCTCACGTTCCTTGACGATCGGATGCAGGCAGCAGTCTGTATAAAAATCCGCCAGGGCAAGCAGCTGCTCCTCAGAAAGGGACGCGACCGGATAGCTGGTCATGGCGTCCGTGGTATAGGCGTTCATATAAGTCTGGTAAGACTGATAAACCAGATTGAACCACAGGGCGGTACTGGGATATTTCGCAGATCCGGACAGGGTGCTGTGCTCAAACACATGGGGCAGGCCGGTGTTATCGACCGGCCGGGTGGGGAAGGTCAGCTGGAAGGCACGGTTGGTATCCTCATTGGCGATGTAGAGGAGTTTTGCACCGGTCTTCAGGTGCTCAAAAAGCACCAGATCCGCGCCGATCATCTCAAAAGGACGGATCTCTTTGACTTCAAAGCCTTCAACCACATCCCCGACAGAGGGGAGGGCGACAGCTTCAGCGGTTTCAGCCGGGGCAGGCTCTGCCATGGCTGGCAGTACACCGGCCAGCAGG of Aristaeella lactis contains these proteins:
- the rsmH gene encoding 16S rRNA (cytosine(1402)-N(4))-methyltransferase RsmH, with protein sequence MEFRHEPVLLQEVLQWMNVRPDGVYCDGTLGGGGHSEAILKASGGTAVLYGIDRDETAIRAASERLKAYPGFTALHGNFHDAADLLAQAGAGPLDGVLLDLGVSSPQLDVAERGFSYHEDAPLDMRMDRSRGITAADLLNTADERELTSIIRDYGEEKWAARIARIICEHRTQKPFETTFDLVHAVDAAIPKAVRRKEDGHPARRTFQAIRIAVNDELKPLEQALKDLTDCLKPGGRICVITFHSLEDRIVKRCFKTLENPCICPPKAPICTCGRKPVVKVLAGGAVAPTEEETERNPRARSAKLRVAEKRNTEA
- the rsmI gene encoding 16S rRNA (cytidine(1402)-2'-O)-methyltransferase, with product MAILYVVATPIGNLQDLSPRAADTLRNADLIIAEDTRVTMKLCQVFDLKAKLVSCHRHNEDSKAAGLAGKILEEDLTAALVTDAGTPCISDPGCEVVRECAEAGIPVIPVPGCCAGIAAVSISGFDAREFAFYGFLPREKKDIKVKLEEIARGVKIAILHESPFRIIELTEIIRDTLPEAKLTVCCDLTKLHEKTLRGTPDEVLTALKANEKTEKGEYCVVLDLHGVSLPEPETEAAEWPPEAKLVEFMKQGMSLREAQDALIAKGEKKNAVKQAALTLKKLFED
- a CDS encoding insulinase family protein produces the protein MKKLLSLFLALALLAGVLPAMAEPAPAETAEAVALPSVGDVVEGFEVKEIRPFEMIGADLVLFEHLKTGAKLLYIANEDTNRAFQLTFPTRPVDNTGLPHVFEHSTLSGSAKYPSTALWFNLVYQSYQTYMNAYTTDAMTSYPVASLSEEQLLALADFYTDCCLHPIVKEREDIYRTEAWRYEMEDMDSPLTLNGTVYSEMTGAMTLESSAMDNANLVTFPGAALTYNYGGKPEAIPDMTWDALKNYHDTFYHPSNCICLLYGSFEDYTAFLKLLDEAFSPYEKKEFSFTDSGYTRITEPVVTSVPYAVAEGTDTVNQSVIYYYIICPGLKDNKAQQRAVDHVWELLGNEGSLLMQNLKKAFPAGSFSCGRELAAPDDALVFEATNVNAEDAEAFRTVVNDSLKQIAQDGFDPVQLDSIVTTQLLNSKLALENGNPVDTVMANFAYDYAVTGNPFDYAESTEDQANIMDENAKGLLTAAISDWYVDPELYTLTTTYPEPGLKEKQDAALADRLAEIKAGMTEEEKQAVIDATHAEEEEDDNGEMIAALTPVSVADLPEEIRQYQITDETGADGVRRMTAVAGVDGVGKADLYFDARTLPQEDIHYLRLFTRLMGQLDTDAHSKEELAVLMGRYLMGRTIGVDSFSTPEKDDVRSYLIAEWIALDDDLAAGYDLMKEVLFHTQFTDIQTLSERITAQKSYVRNTIASTPYLALYARQEGVGSPRLRYYDYLNYTAYYAFLEELEQQMASEPEKVVARLQNVQSFLANRSGAVATFAGNEASIAANAPLVDSFFADINSEERECPVYDLPVPPVREGISVDGNIQFNLNCAAYNQIGIEPDYALNVIASLVSDQLLIPVLRDQMGAYSVFCGADDDAMYLISYRDPNVKATFDLYDSIPEKMAALELTQDQIDGYIMNVYSELAKPAGELAGAVAAMTDVLHRVPEDDKVQKMRACKSVTPESVKAAASVYALLMEKGCRGTVGPIGTLQANEDMYDAIQNPFHTEDLSQVSFSDVAEDHEHHDAIYAAFTSGMMLPKDEGLFTPDEPATVGDFLGGLYMLIGGGSNDPEACKETLVQYGLVSADQDLNAELHEDLFCDILTALGAGFSTDTPDAVVSRADLADVFVQLNGN